In Acidobacteriota bacterium, a genomic segment contains:
- a CDS encoding cysteine desulfurase, which produces MNRTYLDHNASAPMPDRVRQTLADALDRFAGNASSPHAEGQAAKRALEISRNGIAAFCGARPSEVVLTSGGSESNNAAIRGAAAASRDLGRPMRLVTSAVEHPSVLETCRALEKAGFEWTALRVDARGVVDPDDLRATLAARPACLVSVMHANNETGVIQPVEALADVARRHGALFHVDAVQSAGKIPVHTVVASADFTSLASHKIGGPAGVGALVVRESAPFASTLTGGAHEGRRRAGTEPVPLAVAFAAAAEIAAQDLEARAVRLASLRDFVEEAVSVVEPRAVFHGRGAARLPNTTNFYIPGDAGRDLVMQLDLMGFAVSNGAACSTGSARPSHVLAAMGRGAEETAHSLRVSLGPEVSRDDLAGFLTALARALGSVAPELATEGAGR; this is translated from the coding sequence TTGAACCGGACGTATCTCGACCACAATGCCTCGGCACCGATGCCCGACCGCGTGCGGCAGACGCTCGCCGACGCGCTCGATCGCTTCGCGGGGAATGCCTCGAGCCCCCACGCGGAGGGCCAGGCGGCGAAGCGGGCGCTCGAGATCTCGCGGAACGGAATCGCGGCGTTCTGCGGCGCCCGGCCTTCGGAAGTCGTCCTGACCAGCGGCGGCAGCGAGTCCAACAACGCCGCGATTCGCGGCGCCGCCGCGGCGAGCAGGGATCTCGGGCGCCCGATGCGCCTCGTCACCTCGGCGGTGGAGCACCCCTCGGTCCTCGAGACCTGCCGCGCGCTCGAGAAGGCCGGCTTCGAGTGGACGGCGCTCCGCGTCGATGCCCGCGGCGTCGTCGATCCGGACGATCTCCGCGCGACCCTTGCCGCACGTCCGGCGTGCCTCGTCTCCGTCATGCACGCGAACAACGAGACCGGTGTCATCCAGCCCGTCGAAGCGCTCGCGGATGTCGCCCGCCGCCACGGCGCCCTGTTTCACGTCGACGCGGTCCAGAGCGCCGGAAAGATCCCCGTCCACACCGTCGTGGCCTCGGCGGATTTCACCAGCCTGGCGTCCCACAAAATCGGCGGGCCCGCCGGAGTCGGAGCGCTGGTGGTCCGGGAGTCGGCGCCGTTCGCCTCGACGCTCACCGGGGGCGCTCACGAGGGACGCCGCCGCGCGGGGACCGAGCCCGTCCCGCTCGCCGTGGCGTTCGCCGCCGCGGCCGAAATCGCCGCGCAGGATCTCGAGGCCCGGGCGGTGCGTCTCGCCTCCCTCCGGGACTTCGTCGAGGAGGCCGTCTCCGTCGTCGAGCCCCGGGCCGTGTTCCACGGACGCGGGGCGGCGCGGCTCCCGAACACCACGAACTTCTACATTCCCGGCGACGCCGGAAGGGACCTCGTGATGCAGCTCGATCTGATGGGATTCGCAGTTTCCAACGGCGCCGCGTGCAGCACCGGTTCCGCCAGGCCGTCGCACGTCCTCGCCGCGATGGGGCGCGGTGCCGAGGAGACGGCGCACTCCCTGCGCGTCAGCCTCGGGCCGGAGGTCTCGCGGGACGACCTCGCCGGATTCCTCACGGCGCTCGCGCGGGCCCTCGGGTCCGTGGCGCCCGAGCTGGCGACGGAAGGAGCCGGCCGATGA
- the lspA gene encoding signal peptidase II — protein MTIALATLAADQISKLMVVRSLAPGLAVPVIPGLFDLTLVTNAGGIFGILRDADGPLRGVLFAAIPVVAILLMGWYAWHLRAAQAWPRAALGLIVGGAAGNLADRLRLGHVIDFLDAYVGTHHWPAFNLADSAICAGVALLLAEGIFTREAGDRAPVAGPQS, from the coding sequence TTGACCATCGCGCTCGCCACGCTCGCCGCCGATCAGATCTCCAAGCTGATGGTGGTGAGAAGCCTCGCCCCCGGGCTCGCCGTTCCCGTGATCCCGGGACTGTTCGATCTCACCCTCGTGACGAACGCCGGCGGGATCTTCGGCATCCTGCGAGACGCCGATGGACCTCTCCGCGGCGTCCTCTTCGCCGCGATCCCCGTCGTCGCGATACTCCTCATGGGGTGGTACGCGTGGCACCTGCGCGCCGCGCAGGCGTGGCCGCGCGCGGCGCTCGGGCTCATCGTCGGCGGCGCCGCCGGGAATCTCGCCGATCGCCTCCGGCTCGGACACGTCATCGACTTCCTCGACGCGTACGTCGGCACGCATCACTGGCCTGCGTTCAACCTCGCCGACTCCGCGATTTGCGCCGGAGTCGCGCTCCTGCTCGCCGAGGGGATCTTCACGCGCGAGGCGGGCGATCGCGCGCCGGTCGCAGGGCCGCAGTCTTGA
- a CDS encoding sigma 54-interacting transcriptional regulator produces the protein MKGRPAAASKTVVSDRYEILRALGAGSAAEVFRARDTLFKRVVALKRFKSRAGEELKRTLASEFVLLAGLHHPALPSVHDFAVDASGRPFFTMDYLEGPSLESLLVGCRGARHADRELIVARYAGRILSALSYIHARGVVHGDIKPSNILFARKPRGAPPALDLRLVDFGLSFAVDSIASATARGTPRYMAPEVLRGGPPDTQSDLFSLGAVLRACLDTRRAVAPSSSPFASRLEAFISRLVEPSKSLRYRRAEEAFADLVALLETRDLAAAKELRTSFSFALRPRGWETGQSRLRERIAEARAGAGGAIVAEGLRGEPARRVLIEMAARARASGMRVEMMFSTDGGPGPRIRERLDGTLRRGPMEESRGPGPQRRGVETPASALAVRMRDSGRDGSTAGVVWFIESVTPLEGADVETLAHLAFALREAPSLVAVACPSVVGEPGRTVLAPRDRTIFPRLAVGDVELSLADLFGEIQPRVSLARVLHAVAGGDAAELERALASAVDRGALTRRNGGWIGDPARVKRAARETTTRAVRATTLTAALRAPARDLAVLGAEFDIGAARAVLGAEDPVVSRILFGLRCAGCVEAMSPGSSDTRWRFASPKAAESLAAALSPARRRLLHARALRHFRENHRGHGNPDAIARHLEGAGDAAGAAAMHVGLGRAAFESHDFLSACEHLERALDPPAPGSDGAAGVRFDLGKSLQSAGRLEASRVILQRLIDEESGVDPADVRISQAWNLSGLGRPAEGMALLQEALDQVPQNDRSRRGLVRAQMSWIEFMRRDFGEAERQLQAAREATGGEAAPRVMASIESLAGRLQAVRGNESAAEEAILRAAEIYRQSHDGWRRHTEMHALGLILIRKDPERAKEYFLGAREECARVGDDRGLFTVLGHLGSVNRTLGNWDAAAAEFRLAIDVGESLGLGGLHTQYSNLGSLLTDQGRFEEAGACFDRAAHLATAVHARFDSLLYELNRARLELRRNRPDASLELLEGTAPSLSPGDVRAWINLHLYRAEALAELGRFADADVSSRAATSAAASQEDETFKGEALLYGARVHRLSGRREAASDALDRAIAIFRRHHQRVYEARALLERAESLAAEPARTDDALESLDGAVAVFEPCGAAPFLARAARIRERLARGARRRDEAPRELQTLYRVGRLLEVVEDLPSLLEDLLDASIALIGAERGMIFLAAEGASKELVRAASRSLDESEARDVEKTSRGILKRALVDDSPLLSHDAKADSRLRSLKSVIRFEIRSVLCAPLRTGKTVLGTIYLDHRTPGRFGDKEAEFMRALAGLAAPAIAAAAARRKLDTEVRGLRQEVQALRTRDGDGMTPEVLVGGSEAMQRVRGLVEKCAASQASVLILGETGTGKDLVAKAIHEASPRAGKPFIAVGGADLQGDMSNADLFGAVEGAATGVHARPGKFEIASGGTLYFHAMESLPLDTQARLLRVLEEPYVERIGGTTKIPIDVRFLCATSADLNALVEAGGFRRDLYFRLNVVSIEIPPLRERREDIEPILRHYLAHSSRERGVPMLGVSSATLRTWQSYPWPGNVRQLRGLIDRAVVLGCAELPPIAEIVSTAQRGNDADLVESSAARNESLDAITARYVRRVLERCGGQKKLACRILEINYRTLQRYLGMSDPGAPTTG, from the coding sequence GTGAAGGGCCGTCCGGCGGCTGCAAGCAAGACGGTCGTCTCGGACCGCTACGAAATCCTCCGGGCCCTCGGTGCGGGTTCCGCCGCCGAAGTTTTCCGCGCGCGAGACACCCTCTTCAAGCGCGTCGTCGCCCTCAAGCGGTTCAAGTCCCGGGCGGGGGAGGAGCTGAAGCGGACTCTCGCTTCGGAGTTCGTCCTCCTCGCCGGGCTTCATCACCCCGCGCTTCCCAGCGTTCACGATTTCGCCGTCGACGCGTCCGGACGCCCGTTCTTCACGATGGACTACCTCGAAGGGCCGTCCCTCGAGAGCCTGCTCGTGGGCTGCCGCGGAGCGCGTCATGCCGATCGCGAGCTGATCGTCGCGCGGTACGCCGGGAGAATCCTCTCCGCCCTCTCTTACATCCACGCCCGTGGCGTCGTGCACGGCGACATCAAGCCCTCCAATATCCTCTTCGCCCGCAAGCCGCGGGGGGCCCCACCGGCCCTTGACCTGAGGCTCGTCGACTTCGGACTGAGCTTTGCCGTGGACTCGATCGCGAGCGCGACTGCGCGTGGGACGCCGCGCTACATGGCCCCCGAGGTTCTGCGGGGCGGCCCACCCGACACGCAGTCGGACCTCTTCAGCCTGGGAGCCGTTCTGCGCGCGTGCCTCGACACCCGCCGCGCCGTCGCGCCATCGTCCTCGCCCTTCGCGTCGCGGCTCGAGGCCTTCATCTCCCGGCTCGTCGAGCCCTCGAAGAGCCTGAGATACCGCCGCGCCGAGGAGGCCTTCGCGGACCTCGTGGCGCTCCTCGAGACGCGCGATCTCGCGGCCGCGAAGGAGCTTCGGACGTCTTTTTCCTTCGCCCTGCGACCTCGCGGCTGGGAGACCGGTCAGTCAAGGCTTCGCGAGCGAATCGCCGAGGCTCGGGCGGGTGCCGGCGGCGCGATCGTCGCGGAAGGACTGCGAGGGGAGCCGGCCCGCCGCGTGCTCATCGAGATGGCGGCGAGGGCGCGCGCCTCCGGGATGCGCGTCGAGATGATGTTCTCGACGGACGGGGGACCGGGCCCGCGCATCCGGGAACGGCTCGACGGAACATTGCGGCGCGGTCCGATGGAAGAATCCCGCGGACCCGGCCCGCAACGCCGCGGCGTCGAGACCCCCGCCTCGGCCCTCGCCGTGCGCATGCGTGACTCCGGCCGCGACGGGAGCACGGCGGGCGTCGTGTGGTTCATCGAGTCGGTGACGCCGCTCGAGGGAGCCGACGTCGAGACGCTCGCGCATCTTGCGTTCGCCCTGCGCGAGGCGCCGAGCCTGGTTGCCGTCGCCTGCCCGTCGGTCGTCGGAGAGCCTGGTCGGACCGTGCTCGCGCCCCGCGACCGGACGATCTTTCCGCGTCTCGCCGTCGGCGACGTCGAGCTCTCGCTCGCGGATCTCTTCGGCGAGATACAGCCGCGCGTCAGTCTCGCGAGAGTGCTGCACGCCGTCGCGGGCGGCGACGCCGCCGAGCTGGAGCGCGCGCTGGCGTCGGCCGTCGACAGGGGAGCTCTCACTCGCAGGAACGGCGGGTGGATCGGCGATCCGGCGCGCGTGAAGCGCGCGGCGCGCGAGACGACGACCAGGGCCGTTCGCGCCACGACGTTGACCGCGGCGCTGAGGGCGCCGGCGAGAGACCTGGCGGTTCTCGGCGCGGAATTCGACATCGGCGCGGCCCGGGCCGTTCTCGGTGCCGAGGACCCCGTGGTGTCGAGAATCCTCTTCGGCCTCCGGTGCGCGGGATGCGTCGAGGCCATGTCGCCGGGAAGCTCCGACACGCGCTGGCGATTCGCTTCACCGAAGGCTGCGGAGTCTCTCGCGGCCGCATTGAGTCCTGCGAGACGGCGTCTCCTCCATGCGCGAGCCCTGCGGCATTTCAGGGAAAACCACCGCGGCCACGGAAACCCGGACGCCATCGCGAGACACCTCGAAGGTGCCGGCGACGCGGCGGGGGCGGCGGCGATGCACGTGGGTCTGGGCAGAGCCGCGTTCGAATCGCACGATTTTCTCAGCGCTTGCGAGCATCTGGAGCGCGCGCTGGACCCGCCGGCCCCGGGATCGGACGGTGCGGCGGGCGTCCGGTTCGACCTGGGGAAGTCCCTCCAGAGCGCCGGCAGGCTCGAGGCGAGCCGCGTGATCCTCCAGCGGCTGATCGACGAGGAGAGCGGCGTGGATCCCGCCGATGTCCGCATCTCGCAGGCCTGGAACCTGAGCGGGCTCGGTCGCCCTGCCGAAGGGATGGCGCTCCTCCAGGAGGCGCTCGATCAGGTTCCTCAGAACGACCGATCGCGGCGCGGGCTCGTGCGCGCGCAGATGAGCTGGATCGAGTTCATGCGCAGGGACTTCGGAGAGGCGGAGCGCCAGCTTCAGGCCGCGCGCGAGGCGACGGGTGGGGAAGCCGCCCCTCGGGTCATGGCCAGCATCGAGTCGCTGGCCGGGCGCCTGCAGGCTGTGCGCGGCAACGAGTCGGCGGCCGAAGAAGCCATTCTGCGCGCGGCCGAGATCTATCGCCAGTCGCACGACGGCTGGCGCCGCCATACGGAGATGCATGCTCTCGGTCTGATTCTCATCCGGAAGGATCCCGAACGCGCGAAGGAGTACTTCCTGGGCGCGCGAGAGGAGTGCGCGCGGGTGGGAGACGACAGGGGATTGTTCACCGTCCTCGGCCACCTCGGGAGCGTGAATCGAACCCTGGGAAACTGGGACGCCGCGGCGGCTGAGTTCCGCCTCGCCATCGATGTGGGCGAGTCGCTCGGGCTCGGCGGCCTTCACACTCAGTACTCGAATCTCGGCAGTCTGCTCACGGACCAGGGACGCTTCGAGGAGGCGGGAGCCTGTTTCGACCGAGCCGCCCATCTGGCCACGGCCGTCCATGCGCGGTTCGACTCCCTCCTCTACGAGCTGAACAGGGCCCGGCTGGAGCTGCGGCGCAACCGCCCTGATGCGTCGCTGGAGCTCCTCGAGGGAACGGCACCGTCTCTCTCTCCGGGCGACGTCCGTGCATGGATCAACCTCCATCTCTACCGCGCGGAGGCCCTCGCGGAGCTGGGTCGATTCGCCGACGCCGACGTGTCCTCCCGCGCCGCGACGTCCGCCGCGGCTTCGCAGGAGGACGAGACCTTCAAGGGCGAGGCGCTTCTCTACGGCGCGCGGGTGCATCGATTGTCAGGGAGGCGCGAGGCGGCGAGCGACGCGCTCGACCGGGCGATCGCGATATTCCGACGCCACCATCAGCGGGTGTACGAAGCGCGCGCCCTCCTGGAGAGGGCGGAGTCTCTCGCGGCGGAACCCGCGCGCACCGATGACGCTCTCGAGAGCCTGGATGGCGCCGTCGCTGTCTTCGAGCCGTGCGGAGCTGCGCCGTTCCTCGCCCGTGCCGCGCGGATCCGCGAGCGCCTCGCCCGGGGAGCCCGGCGTCGAGACGAAGCGCCGCGGGAGCTTCAGACCCTCTATCGCGTCGGACGACTTCTCGAGGTCGTCGAGGACCTGCCGTCCCTGCTGGAGGATCTGCTCGATGCTTCGATCGCGCTCATCGGAGCGGAACGGGGGATGATCTTCCTCGCGGCCGAGGGTGCGTCGAAGGAACTCGTGCGCGCCGCGTCCCGCTCCCTCGACGAGTCCGAAGCGCGCGACGTCGAGAAGACCAGCCGTGGCATTCTGAAGAGAGCGCTCGTCGACGACTCCCCACTTCTCTCGCACGACGCCAAAGCGGATTCCAGGCTGCGATCGCTCAAGAGCGTCATCCGGTTCGAGATTCGCTCCGTCCTCTGCGCGCCGCTGCGCACCGGGAAGACCGTGCTCGGGACGATCTATCTCGACCACCGGACCCCCGGCCGGTTCGGGGACAAGGAGGCCGAGTTCATGCGCGCCCTTGCCGGCCTCGCAGCTCCCGCAATCGCGGCCGCCGCAGCCAGGCGCAAACTCGACACGGAGGTACGCGGGCTCCGGCAGGAGGTTCAAGCCCTCCGGACGCGCGACGGGGACGGCATGACCCCGGAGGTGCTCGTCGGCGGCAGCGAAGCGATGCAGCGCGTGCGCGGGCTCGTGGAGAAGTGCGCCGCCAGCCAGGCCAGCGTCCTGATTCTGGGAGAGACGGGCACAGGAAAGGATCTGGTCGCGAAGGCGATTCACGAGGCGAGCCCGCGGGCGGGAAAACCGTTCATTGCGGTCGGAGGAGCCGATCTCCAGGGGGACATGTCGAACGCGGATCTGTTCGGCGCGGTGGAGGGGGCTGCCACCGGCGTCCATGCGAGGCCCGGAAAGTTCGAGATCGCGAGCGGCGGGACGCTTTATTTCCACGCGATGGAGTCCCTTCCGCTGGACACTCAGGCCCGGCTTCTTCGCGTGCTCGAGGAGCCCTACGTAGAGCGCATCGGTGGGACGACGAAGATCCCCATCGATGTCAGGTTCCTCTGCGCCACGTCCGCCGATCTGAACGCGCTGGTCGAGGCCGGGGGATTCCGGCGCGACCTCTACTTCAGGCTCAACGTCGTCTCGATAGAGATTCCGCCACTGCGCGAGCGGCGTGAAGACATCGAGCCGATCCTGCGGCACTACCTCGCGCACTCGAGCCGAGAGCGGGGTGTTCCGATGCTCGGGGTCTCGTCCGCGACGCTCCGAACCTGGCAGTCGTATCCGTGGCCGGGAAACGTGCGTCAGCTCCGCGGGCTCATCGACCGCGCGGTGGTGCTGGGGTGCGCGGAGCTTCCGCCGATCGCCGAGATCGTCTCGACGGCTCAGAGGGGCAACGACGCGGATCTGGTCGAGTCGTCCGCGGCTCGGAACGAGTCACTCGACGCCATCACGGCACGGTACGTCCGTCGCGTTCTCGAACGGTGCGGTGGACAGAAGAAGCTCGCGTGCAGGATCCTCGAGATCAACTACCGGACGCTCCAGCGCTACCTGGGAATGTCCGACCCGGGAGCCCCCACGACGGGGTAG
- the mnmA gene encoding tRNA 2-thiouridine(34) synthase MnmA, whose translation MSGGLDSSVAAALLVKDGHDVVGVSLQLSDESRGGAVSRCCSSADLRDARLVAAALDIPYYVVNDEAAFDREVRAPFLDAYAAGRTPNPCVRCNSALKFGTLLRIARAIGADRIATGHYARVEADPATGAPRLLRGVDRAKDQSYFLFDLDASQLGAALFPLGGMTKAAVREAAVAMDLPVAGKAESQDLCFVPGGDTRAYLREALGSGAAGDVVDASGAVLGNHRGVHEFTVGQRRGLGIAASRPLYVLAVDGASNRVVVGGESELDAATLTASGCRLHDATHWAGPFRAEARIRSRHEGAPADVTPLGDGRMRVAFEKPQRAVTPGQAIVLYDGDRVLGGGWIDSRDLDSDRGRPVACAELHPERA comes from the coding sequence ATGAGCGGCGGGCTCGACTCCTCGGTCGCCGCGGCGCTCCTCGTGAAGGACGGTCACGACGTGGTCGGGGTCTCGCTCCAGCTCTCCGACGAGAGCCGGGGAGGCGCGGTCTCGCGCTGCTGCTCATCGGCCGATCTCCGCGACGCCCGGCTCGTCGCCGCCGCCCTCGACATCCCTTACTACGTCGTCAACGACGAAGCGGCGTTCGACCGGGAGGTTCGCGCCCCCTTCCTCGATGCCTACGCCGCCGGACGCACTCCCAACCCGTGCGTGCGGTGCAACAGCGCGCTCAAGTTCGGGACACTTCTCAGGATCGCGCGGGCGATAGGCGCCGATCGGATCGCCACGGGCCATTACGCGCGCGTGGAGGCGGACCCCGCAACCGGCGCTCCGCGGCTTCTCCGCGGCGTCGATCGGGCGAAAGACCAGTCGTATTTCCTCTTCGACCTGGACGCCTCGCAGCTCGGGGCCGCCCTCTTTCCATTGGGCGGAATGACGAAGGCCGCCGTTCGTGAGGCGGCGGTCGCGATGGACCTTCCGGTCGCGGGGAAGGCCGAAAGCCAGGACCTCTGCTTCGTTCCGGGCGGGGACACGCGCGCCTACCTTCGGGAGGCTCTCGGCTCGGGAGCCGCCGGCGACGTCGTCGATGCGTCGGGAGCCGTGCTCGGGAACCATCGAGGGGTGCACGAGTTCACGGTCGGCCAGCGCCGCGGGCTCGGGATCGCCGCCTCGCGGCCGCTCTACGTCCTCGCGGTCGACGGCGCCTCGAACCGCGTCGTGGTCGGCGGCGAGTCGGAGCTCGACGCTGCGACGCTCACCGCGAGCGGCTGCCGGCTCCACGACGCGACGCACTGGGCGGGTCCGTTCCGGGCGGAGGCCCGGATCCGGTCGCGGCACGAGGGAGCGCCCGCGGACGTCACACCATTGGGCGACGGCCGGATGAGGGTCGCCTTCGAAAAGCCGCAGAGGGCCGTGACGCCCGGGCAGGCCATCGTCCTCTACGACGGCGATCGCGTCCTCGGAGGTGGATGGATCGACTCTCGCGACCTTGATTCGGATCGGGGGCGTCCTGTAGCATGCGCGGAGCTCCACCCGGAGCGGGCATAA
- a CDS encoding FHA domain-containing protein: MKAACTACGKAFSFDEARFGDRPSVKVRCPSCKAVVELAKPAEIATAPPAAAVVEEGNSPTQKLKRDEVAAAGGDILLPMPQDHRVSLAILSGKGSGQVIHCERSRVIIGRTGADVSLDDEEVSRRHAALEIRDDRFFLKDLGSTNGTFVDERKITDAEIFDKGEFRIGSTQIMLIVTPKDEV; the protein is encoded by the coding sequence ATGAAGGCGGCGTGCACCGCGTGCGGCAAGGCCTTTTCGTTCGATGAAGCCAGGTTCGGCGACAGGCCCTCGGTCAAGGTCCGCTGCCCGTCGTGCAAGGCGGTCGTCGAGCTCGCGAAGCCCGCGGAGATCGCCACCGCCCCTCCCGCGGCCGCCGTCGTCGAGGAGGGGAATTCCCCCACGCAGAAGCTCAAGCGTGACGAGGTCGCCGCGGCCGGGGGAGACATCCTGCTCCCGATGCCGCAGGATCACCGCGTCTCGCTCGCCATCCTCAGCGGCAAGGGCTCCGGGCAGGTGATTCACTGCGAGCGGTCGAGGGTGATCATCGGCCGGACGGGCGCCGACGTGAGCCTCGACGACGAGGAGGTCTCGAGGCGCCACGCGGCGCTCGAGATCAGGGACGATCGGTTCTTCCTGAAAGATCTCGGCAGCACGAACGGCACGTTCGTGGACGAGCGCAAGATCACCGACGCGGAGATCTTCGACAAGGGGGAGTTCCGGATCGGCAGCACCCAGATCATGCTCATCGTGACGCCGAAGGACGAGGTCTGA
- a CDS encoding prolipoprotein diacylglyceryl transferase — protein MRPFLVSIPVFGRSFGLPTYGLLLALAFLAALALARKRAAQASLPAEAVLDLWIAALVSGILGAKLLLYAIDYRYYIDNPRAILAGLQSAGVFYGGFVAAVITCLVLVARRGLPGWKIADAAAPAVALGQAIGRLGCFAAGCCFGRPSDLPWAVTFTDPEAHRLTGVPLDIPLHPSQIYESILDLVLFGVLILLSRRRRADGQLFLWYLLLYALLRGAVEFTRGDPRGDAFGASTSQIIAVAAALVAGFFLWTRRRPRPTGRSA, from the coding sequence TTGAGACCCTTCCTCGTCTCGATCCCCGTCTTCGGCCGCTCCTTCGGCCTGCCGACGTACGGCCTCCTCCTCGCCCTCGCCTTTCTCGCCGCGCTCGCGCTGGCGCGCAAGCGCGCCGCGCAGGCCAGCCTCCCCGCGGAGGCGGTCCTCGATCTGTGGATCGCCGCGCTCGTCAGCGGCATCCTCGGCGCGAAGCTCCTCCTCTACGCGATCGATTACCGGTACTACATCGACAACCCGCGCGCGATTCTCGCGGGGCTCCAGTCGGCCGGCGTCTTCTACGGCGGTTTCGTCGCGGCCGTGATCACGTGCCTCGTGCTCGTGGCGCGGCGCGGCCTGCCGGGCTGGAAGATCGCCGATGCGGCGGCCCCGGCCGTCGCGCTCGGCCAGGCGATAGGCCGGCTCGGGTGCTTCGCGGCGGGCTGCTGCTTCGGCCGTCCGAGCGACCTCCCCTGGGCCGTCACGTTCACCGACCCCGAGGCGCACCGCCTGACGGGCGTCCCGCTCGACATCCCGCTCCATCCCTCGCAGATCTACGAATCGATCCTCGATCTCGTCCTCTTCGGAGTCCTGATCCTCCTTTCGCGGCGGCGGCGGGCCGACGGGCAGCTCTTCCTCTGGTACCTGCTCCTCTACGCCCTCCTGCGCGGCGCGGTCGAGTTCACGCGGGGAGATCCTCGAGGCGACGCCTTCGGGGCTTCCACGTCCCAGATCATCGCCGTCGCCGCGGCGCTGGTCGCGGGGTTCTTTCTCTGGACGCGACGCCGGCCGCGGCCTACCGGGCGGAGCGCCTGA